The DNA segment TCGGGTTTTTTCGCCCGGCTTTTTCTTCCGGGCGGTCTTGGTAGCTCCTCCACCGGCTCGTCATCCGGAATTTCCTCGTTCAAGCCGATGTTTCGAGCGTCGGAGGTTGGCGTTTCGGGTTCACCCGACTCGTTTGTTTTGGACCTCTTTGATGGCCGTGTATTTCCCGAACGACCACTTGGAGTAGATACGACGGCCCATTTGGGGCTATGGCGAAGGATTTGCCAACACTTCATGTACGGGAAATGGCCATTAGCGTTCGTATACTCGACCAATGCCTCTTGCGTAATGTTTTCATCGCTACTTCCACTTTTCCATCCGGAATACAAGCGTTGGTAcacggtttgaaagtttgtgcacTTCTTGTTTATATCGGTCCACTTCCCCGATATAGAGTCCGGTAGGCGGTATTCCTCTCCTCTACCCATGAGCTCGAAAAAGAGTTCTCGTATTCGGTTCCAAAATACGGttttactttgattgtttgctacacacaaaacaatataaaatgttagttcaaaatttaaaaaataaaaactgaaaataataaaaaacagaaaaaaataaaaaacagaaaataattaaaaaacagaaaataataaaaaaacagaaaataaaaaaaaaacagaaaagaaaatataaaactgaaaataataaaaaaaaacagaaaataataaaaaacagaaaagaaaataaaaaaaacagaaaaaaaatttaaaaacagaaaaaaaataaacatacctATGACCGGGTCCTCCGAAACATCGATGAAAGCGCGGGTTAACGCATACTCCTCTTCGGGCTCCCACGTTATCACATTTTTTTTCATTCGGGTGTTGGTTTCCACTTTCTTTTTATGTGCCCGTTttgcttttccttttcctttttgcgTCTCCGGTTGCGTATCCGGTAcctcgggttgcgtctccggaaCAACATCGGGTTCGTGTAGTGGGGAGCCGAAAGCTTGAGCCGACCCAAACGCTTGAGACGACCCCATCCCATCCGTGTTTTGACTTGGGTTCCACCCGTAGAGATTAGGGTCCCATTATAGCGGTTGGTTCAAAAGATTCATGAACCCGGGACTTTGTTGATTGTAATCGAGAAAACCGGAGCCGAAAGGGTTGGGTCTAGTGGGAACCGGTGCCACGGGACGAGTAGGATTGCCACTTTGGTTTGGGTCCGCACTAGATCGGGGAGGAATGAAGCCCCGGTTGAATGGATTCATTGTATAAAATATTAAGAATTGTAAAAAAATTTGGGAGAGATGAGAATGTTTGAATGTGTATGGTAAAATAATAAAGAGATGAGAATGATTTTAAAGGAAAGTTGAAAaagaaattgaattttttttttattgaatttGACCCTTTGTAACGGTCATAATTTAAAAACTTCTCCTCCTCGCGCCGCGATAATTTTCAcgcctttaatttttttttggtcATGGCgcccaggggggcggtgtgggcgGCGCCATAGCGGCGCTATGGCCCATGCTCGCGCCCCACTACGTTTAACCTAAGACCATGAgtagtggtaagggtgaataatgTCCCACACATGGCGTTTTCCACCACGTGTCATCCTAGTCAGCAAATGGGGGTTTTGAAGAAATGGGTGTAGTGGGATAATGCCCCCATCCTTGGGCGTTGTTCGACACGTGGCACTCACACAATTacccaattatttttttttaatttttaaaactaataatCCTACTATTGGCCAAACCCTTCTCCTCTATGGCGTTGTATAAAGAACGCTTCAGCCCAATATCTCCAAAACAATGCCTATGAGAGCGGAAGATCAGGCGTGGTTGGGCGtggatttgtaaaaaaaatgcCCGAAACTTGAcgactacacatggtctaacggTAGTATTCCAATGGTAACGAGATGAATCAGTTGTGTAGGTTTGGGGATGAAACCCTAGTATGTATGAAGTGTAAATACGATGAAAAGAACAAACGATAGTTATCTATTTGTTATTGGAGCATAGAATGAATGGTTATATAATTTACCCAGAGGGGTAAAAGAATAAAAGATGCCAACCATCAAATTATACATGGGAAAGGGGAAAAGGGAGATATTTTTTAATGTTTGCATATTTCCCAATAGGGAAAATATGTCAAAACACACATGGTAATTGAGTGAACCACTTCTTGTAGATGTGGTGATATATAATTACTCTTTAAAAGTAACTGATATGGTAATTATAGtgtaaaaatctaaaaattttatATTTATCCGGTGAAGGCAAAAGTAAATGCTAATTATcatttttttaacaacaaatatgAATTATCATATCAATTCAGTTACCATAACGACATAACGTTAAAAATTTATCGGGCAAGTACATAAAGCGAAGTGTGGACCTTTGGACTCTTTTACTTGCCCCACACACCCAATAATTATTGCTTctgaatttatatttttataactgTATTAGACAATTTCTAATGAAAACCTCTTGAATTGATGTAGAAGAGAAAGACAGGCGAAGAGCACATGGGAGGAGGTGACAGTGAGAAATCTATCTTTACGGGCGATACTAGACGGGTTTCATGAGACGCCAATGAAAAAGGAAAGAGAGAGGCGCATGTGAAAATTCATGTTACCTTGAGATGCAAAATGTcttagggtgtaaggagtggttaaacacttgagagtggcaaactaaaaaatcaaccaatgagagtgtgccacgtcaatcagagaaaaatgtttaaactttggtgaaaagtgttggcaatggtttagacatttggtgaagtggtaaactttttaaatgaaaaaaagggaaaaaatgtgattggttgagattggaatggaccccaccccacacccccccccctctctctctttcctttctccttTCCCGCATCGGTAAAGCATCACCGAATCCGGTGAAAATTTGATCGGTAAACACTTTGGCATTGGTTTGCCACTTGTAAACAATTCGGGGAAGTGGGTTTGCCGCTCCCCACTCCCTATCCCCTTAGTTATGTTAATTTGTTTAGGTatttaaattaatatatatttgGATGAACAAATATTTATTTGTGGGAAAAGATGTGATGAATTAAATAGTAAGCCAAGAGTAAAAGCAGACTGGTTATAAAGTTGCAACCCGTATTGTCCGGGTTACGTACCTCCTGCCCTAGTAGGGGCTAGGGGTGGATAGGCCTACAAGTTTCCTATTGGTCCCTTTACTAATGAAAGTGACATTTTCTTTAACCTCTTTTACGTATTTTGTACCTATTACAATACACTCTTCATAAATGTGGTCCAGGCACGTGACATACACATGGTTCTTCAATGAAAGATTTGTTAGCCATAAACGAATTTAGAAATTTGTATTCAAAGTTATAGAATCTAGACTATGGTAGTATGGTAGATGATTGATAATTATACATGAAATGGACTAAACATATAAACATTTAGCTAGGATAAACAATTAGGTTACATATTACGTAGATGGAGCAATACACAAAAACAACTATTAGAATACATGGCATAATTCAATCAAGTCCTGACCCACTTGAAAAACGAAACATACGTTTAACAGTAAcattacatttattatattatgGATAAATAACTCAAAAATCACAATACAATAATGTTCTAACTTTCGTTGATAACCCTAAACTTAGCTATGTATTTATAGTTGAAACACGATTTGATCAACAAGAACCATTATACATATCAATACAAACTACTCATGAACAGTGTTCACAATTACTATTTTACTGGGTTTTAATGGGCTTTTAATTTAATGGGCTCactttatatatattaatataaacCTAAGATCTAACTTTTTTAACTATTAGCTTATGTATCTATTACCTTTTGTGTTGTTCTCTTCCTATGGTTGCCGCATGTACTGTTTCAATGACATTCATCAGTGTAACTGGCTTCCAAATCATCGACCTTCCAATGTTCTTTTCGCTAAAAAAAATAGAGCCTTCATCAGTTACAGTGGTTTCCAAATGATCGACCTTCCAATGTGTCCTCTCACTGAAAAAACGGAGCCTTAaattgaagcagcaaatgttcCACAGGTTTGTTGCTATTTTTACAAATCATTTATGTATTCAGtttctctccttcaacctcaaaaattttatttatatttgtttaataaatattttttaatattaatattaattaataaccaatatatagatatcacttatttttatccttatctttatctaaaaagGGGAAGCAATATTTGCGTGTAAAATTtctttaaatttcttttaatatttctTTAAATATTTATCAAACCGTATTAAATTAAAAAACTAAATAAAGTACAACAAAAACGATAAACTAACAGTGTTTTTTGAAAGATACCCACTTCCATTTATACCTTTATTCAGTTGCACTTTCAAATACGCCACTGTATTTAATTTGACAGATTACATGGGCAAAATAGAAGACACCATACCAGGTACCACTAAAAAGGGAAAGCGATATTTGCGCGTAAAACTGACAGATATTAGGTACTATTATATAACAAATGCTTCATACATTAACTTTAATCAGAAAATAACAAGAAAATCAATACAGTGGTTCAACCATTGATGTCACCCTATGGGAAGAGGTTCTACCACGCTTTGATAGGCAGGCAATGTTAAGTGCAGAAGAACCAGTTGTCGCTGCATTCACATCGTTGAAGGTCACcatctttgtcacaccccaaccgatggcggaatcatcggggcatggcactgagcgaaacagattgtccagaactttccataacaactatcattactattcagttttaaatgacacgtcccataccgcatcccaaataataaaacaagttattgtaggatcgttctcgtccctgattgagtcgatcagaagaattcctgtccaaaacaagaggcggaaactaatgtcttGGTGCAATTTCAGCcatattcacttttaactgttgtatTATTGATCACTGCAAcgattacaagctctgacaacactttggcagcacttcgtggctcaccgaaAGAAAACACCTAGAACTATGTCTATAATTTCGCTCCAgactacatacatatatataggttgtctgatttcgctccaaccaGTTCGGGCGAAATCAAACTAATACattttggggcgaaatcaggttATCAGACACCTCGGGCGAAATCAGATTTAtatgagatttcgctccaaatgaccacatgtcatttggggcgaaatcacttctaatacatgtttctaggatttcgtgcctTGTTCTATCCTATACgacgcaagactcgatacaagacgtaggtgacagacggatgcaccaacagttattacagataagcatctagtcaaatatactgttccgacaactcagatttatataaaaatataaatattgttcaaatgcctctagagactcgatcggcaagatctacagacaactatgctctagacgcttattcctagctcgccttcctagcagataagcatcctaattgcctgtcacatacgttaaaataaagtcaatacataaaatgtaaaggtgagcatacaagtttggtaatagcatatagagttcgaaatagtttacgcataaccagcacgtacacagaggaaaacgaagcatgttaattatcgacatggatctatcgatacgaATGACTGCGgattgactgtccgagacagttcgcaatacatgattaccaccgtaatccatgcaagtaattgtccttaacaccccccgtgtgaacgggtgctgagtccaaactatagtactacatcgttaaggcaggtagacagcattccacgtgtaaacataacaacaagcattcatttagttacgtaatacatgcgaatcggttagcgttcaaataattgagtagtgtgatcgattgtgatttagataagtaacgtatgtaacacccaaaagtgctaaagcaaaaggggttcgagtatactcacagcgattgattgatggattgaagggagcgcttgagagtagggttagcctgaatagttcgatagcataacgataagtgacgtgtaaaatggaaacaagtgatgatgggttgaacagcctggtcgatcgaacgggttgttcgttcggttggacagtccgttcagacagcctgttcgatcggccggtaggctcgatcggttggactattcgagtggattgtttcttcctttgtgtaggatgtgtttgtgtatgatggcttgtccttttgaagttttcgttgtagtatttgagaacattgaagtgttcttacctttcaggtcgatcgatcgaacgggccgttcgattggtcggcttaaccgatcggttagacacttcagtagtaGGTCCTCAGCAGGTTGTCACCTGATTGGACAGCATGTTCGATCAggtggcattccaatacgtcgaacgagttgaaaatcgattaagggttgaagcatagtatctcatgatccgatgagtaatgttatcgaacAGTTCGTTCTATCGAAcatacttcgttcaatactatacatcatgaaattgtcaaagtgtggggccatgtgctagccgatcggctggcctggtcgatcggctgacgtgtccgatcggttgggctgttcgttcgaacagcctgttcggtcggtcagcatcctgacctggtcggcctgttcgtctaacacttggctgttctatttgtttgacgttatattgagatgttttgacaacgagttgaaccatggcaccttcgttcttacttgtttcccctgctcggacaggaatcacccaagtccagCCGGTGAACGAAAGTTGGAAagtccatctttcaatccttcacactatgtaaatgttcagatctgtgatagatcttagtttgtttatgtggaaatcggctagatccaagtgattcttggtggattgaggccaaatcatgaagttcttgaagaacaccatgatgacatcaccctagaatccttagatcttgatgatttcaaggttagaaatcaagatttgaaagatagaaaggtgtaggagcgtgtattgatcaagaaagtacaagatttaggatgaaaacttaccgaaatcggaagaaatctgagaaaagaaggggagcacgagctggtcgatcagagggtttccaaaagtggaaagaatgacaatgacatgcctatttataggcttcccaaagaggaaagggctggccgatcggccaagcatcccgatcggacagcctgctcgatcggacagtctgtccgatcggctgggctgttcgatcgactaggagcctgatcgatccacaacctgtgtcgagtgttcggtgcgacgatttctgatatttcgatttcgattggagacgatacgagtacgatagagtttcctattcaaatcacttttaatcccaaccactatatctacatacaagcatctacattccatattcgatttcgattgagttcgattaagtttcgagtttcgattcgattgatcaccacacataacatgaagtaaacatgcacaagtaacatataaggcacacacacacgtataataacaccaagttcgcataatttgagtttcgagttcgattgatgattcgattagcttgattattgagtgattaactttatcccattgttacttcctactattcagaGTCGTAAATCGCTTCGCATcggttaaacattcgattacttcgatttctctgattaacaacacttactccacataatacaaaacataaaaaagactaattatagtcaaagaagtcaaactcgacttggactttgactttgactttgacattcgaaaacacggggtgttacagcctccccttgtttagggaatttcgtcccgaaattaggctccaAGCTGCACAGCACCAGGAATGATTTAACCAATTTCACGCTTCAGatctttatttaaacaactgcgggtacttagccttcatgtagctttcgagttcccaagtgaactctgcgcctcgtttgccttcccatcggactttcacgatagggatgcgtgagcgtttgagttgcttggtttggcgatccatgatttcgacaggcttttccacgaagtgtagcgtttcgtttacctgaaggtcgtcgagaggtacaatcagatcatgatcagctaggcattttcggaggtttgacacatggaaagtcgggtggacgttactaagttcctccggtagttcgagtctgtaggcgacttttccgatcctttccagaatcttaaaaggtccaacatatcgaggcgctagtttccctttcttgccgaatctgaccacacccttccaaggtgatacctttaggagtacgtagtcgccaacgtcaaattcaaggggcttgcatcttctatcggcgtaacttttctgtctatccctggctttcgacaagttgtctcgaatctggaggattttgtcagtcgtttcttgtagtaattCGGGACCGGTTAactgcgagtgaccgatctcgtgccatacaataggcgatcgccatcttcttccatataaggcctcgaatggcgccatttggatgctggcatgatagctgttgttgtacgagaattcaactaacggtaggtatttgttccaactaccaccgaagtctatgacacacgcacggagcatgtcctcaagagtacggatcgttctttcagtctgtccgtcggtttgaggatggaatgcggtactcaggttaagcgacatACCAAGAGCTGcctgaaacgtttcccacaatctcgaagtaaaccgagcatcacgatctgaaatgatgtcacgaggcgtaccatgattacaaatgatctcgtcggtgtagattcgggctagtcgttctaccttgtagtcttcccggattggcaaaaagtgggctgatttggtcagacgatcaactatgacccaaatgctatcgtgacctgatgacgtgggcaGAAGTTTGGtcatgaaatccatagctatactctcccatttccatattgggattggaggttgttcgagtaagccagaaggtcgctgatgttcagccttaactctcgcacaagttaggcaacttccaacatagagagcaatatcccgtttcatgcccggccaccagtacttgtaacgaagatcctggtacattttatcggcaccgggatgaatagaatatcgggatttgtgggcttcgtccattataatctttcgcaaatcggtcctcttagggatccaaattcgatcgagataatagaaaatcccatttgctttgcttacaagctgagcaccatcgtgatagatcctatctttcttcaaggtgcgttcattaaagcaagcatgctgggcttcgcggatgagggtttcgagatcatgctgggcttgggtattgcgaatactaagCAAATAACTCCgcctgctgagcgcgtcggcaacaacatttgccttgcctgggtgataacgaatctcacagtcgtaatcgttaagaagttctacccatcggcgttgacgcatgttaagttctttctgattaaagatgtgttgtaaactcctgtgatcggtgaagatcgtacacctggtaccatacaggtagtgtcgccaaatcttcaatgcaaaaacaactgcgcctagctcgagatcgtgggttgtatagttcttctcgtggattttgagctgacgagattgtaacacctcgaaaattttcgtccaataatgtcttgacacgtgtcataaagttccgttatgtgaaaacatactttagagggactaaaagtgacaaacagtgaaaactatggaacgtaagggtccaaagtgtcaacaatggataaatagactctatgataacccaacATAATgattataaccttaaacggatggttcatggatcatacgacgcggaaattgcacaaaagtgaagtattgcaaactataggggccaaaagtgtcaacatgtttaatttatacctctgagtgaacttttggcagacccgaagctttgtaaagctaaaatatactcactagaatatgtggtaaaaatttcatgaagtttcgtcaacgtatgagaaagttatggccaaaaccgtacttgaaggactaaaagcgtcaacgtcaaatttcaggacttttcggttgagcgcaaaatgttccgaggacatttccatgttggtaaaagtcctaaggttcttagaaaccaagtttgggggtttacgggtcaaattaagcagccgaaacatcgcacgcaagctcagggactaaagctgccaaaatgaaaacttgttttgctgaacaggggtcaggcgacccgcctggcatgacccaagcgggccgcgtggggctgccagcgaccGAAAAATCGTATTTGGGTGATTTGGGTCCGAAAATGAGTTGTAAACAGCTGGTTCTTGCCTCTTTTTGCACCAATTAGAAGCCATGCATGGCTAGGCAAACAGTACCCTCGAAATTACATctttaaatcagattacaagGCCAAATTTTGGACATTTGCATTTGATCAAGAACTCATTtctctcaagagctctcaagaacttTCAAGGCAGGCTTTCTGgagttaatctgatcatcaaggccgatcctagtgttcactaagcacctataggacctttgtaagctttcaattcgttctctaatccgttattactttgattattgctaaaagtcaaactgtgtgttcataagctttgactttctgattaaacggatttcaatcagtcattcctcaaattgaaacctgatacatgttggtaatattatgggaaacaaaccctcaaaagggtactctctgattcccactacatgcatgctaaatgtcgagtcaaacctgtttctaaaaagtcaacagaagcgatttttgtgaaaaatgacatgaatattgatatagatgacatgcaatctgattgatcatcataaataacttgtaatacatataagaatgtgttttaatcatcatcaactcgacaatctatagtatagacacgaatcggaaccgaaagtcttgtaaaacgattatttcgtagactatcgattcggattcgtacatgcatgttcgagatctgtattggaaagtatttttgactatttttattttagttaaactttctggaaatttcatgtcataagtctatgcttagccgattcgaatgcatgtttccgatttatgcataaagttgactattttgccctttttgagttaaaacgtgatttttggaaaagtgaaagagtagaaatctttatttctaatatataaacttgcaccgaaaatttcggatcagttggtggtccagattgtgagttatggccattagcgtaaaactatattataaatttacataaacggtccttttcgcgtagaacccgtttctggccacgttttgatacgaaactctttaccaacagaagtaatataatattctgggaattttgatgatttttaattaatttttggctgaacggatcctagatcgcctagtcatttcggcttatgtcggttttgaccgttttagccataaaatgagttttacacatccttttgacccgaaacc comes from the Helianthus annuus cultivar XRQ/B chromosome 4, HanXRQr2.0-SUNRISE, whole genome shotgun sequence genome and includes:
- the LOC110937251 gene encoding glutathione S-transferase T3-like, yielding MGSSQAFGSAQAFGSPLHEPDVVPETQPEVPDTQPETQKGKGKAKRAHKKKVETNTRMKKNVITWEPEEEYALTRAFIDVSEDPVIANNQSKTVFWNRIRELFFELMGRGEEYRLPDSISGKWTDINKKCTNFQTVYQRLYSGWKSGSSDENITQEALVEYTNANGHFPYMKCWQILRHSPKWAVVSTPSGRSGNTRPSKRSKTNESGEPETPTSDARNIGLNEEIPDDEPVEELPRPPGRKSRAKKPESSSMSMGTDMSHAFSEINKRLQDIHELGNKRLEENEKVTEIMRDRQWAHDFDFYSKPHDHLTGKALKMALAQKERIEKKYNL